One stretch of Papaver somniferum cultivar HN1 unplaced genomic scaffold, ASM357369v1 unplaced-scaffold_154, whole genome shotgun sequence DNA includes these proteins:
- the LOC113336693 gene encoding uncharacterized protein LOC113336693: MDKGQKTIARLVTYDDVNKRLQGLHLSTPVISGSLITVDWKRKNHVTLVSCFGMQIIMWLPYLCPGCRLNAKPSYANPAITHLELGVVYIFVCLRRLEWQSGYMNVGFSIFLSIGT; encoded by the exons ATG GATAAAGGGCAAAAAACGATAGCAAGACTTGTCACATATGATGATGTGAACAAGAGGTTGCAGGGACTTCATTTATCTACTCCAGTAATATCAGGCAGCCTCATTACTGTAGATTGGAAAAG GAAAAACCATGTCACTCTGGTATCATGCTTCGGTATGCAAATCATCATGTGGCTTCCGTATCTTTGTCCTGGATGCAGGTTAAATGCTAAGCCATCATATGCAAATCCAGCCATTACGCATCTAGAGCTTGGCGTGGTTTATATTTTTGTCTGTCTGCGCAGACTAGAGTGGCAGTCTGGTTATATGAATGTTGGATTTTCTATATTTTTGTCGATaggcacatag
- the LOC113336699 gene encoding uncharacterized protein LOC113336699, translating into MNKDKQPEPLDFFIWTVEDVGLWLEEINLGNYRQVFENNGVNGEYLESLSMFTTEQILRFIRRCQMKWGDFITLCKELRRIKVACLKGEQEVRRPWWAPACLSIVFVKVAKRNRQSRVVSLKLEP; encoded by the exons ATGAATAAAGATAAACAACCAGAGCCATTGGATTTCTTCATTTGGACTGTTGAG GATGTTGGATTGTGGTTGGAAGAGATAAATCTTGGTAATTACCGTCAAGTTTTTGAAAATAATGGTGTTAATGGGGAGTACCTGGAGAGCTTGTCCATGTTTACAACTGAGCAGATTTTGAGGTTTATAAGGCGATGCCAAATGAAATGGGGTGACTTCATCACATTGTGCAAGGAGCTCAGACGCATTAAAG TGGCATGTCTCAAGGGCGAGCAAGAAGTACGCCGACCATGGTGGGCCCCTGCATGCTTGTCAATAGTTTTTGTTAAGGTCGCAAAACGTAATAGACAATCTCGTGTTGTTTCACTGAAGCTAGAACCATGA